CTTCAGCTTGATCGTGATGCCATACTTCTTCTTTGCATCCTTTACAACATATTCCCACAATTGACGGTCAGAATCACCGACGACACCCACTGTAACCGTTTTCTTGCTTGCAGCTGACGCCACCTGGGTCGTTGTGGATACGACAGTACTAGCAGTAAAAACAGTCGCCGCTGTTGCAGCCAAAATTTGAATCTTCTTCATCTCACACCACTCCTAAAAAGTAAAATAATCATTGTTTGGACAATAAAAAAGCCCATCCCTAAGTTAAAAACTTAGAAACGAGCTCTCGTGATACCATTCTAATTCGTAAATTTGGTCGCCCAAATAAACCTCAGCAACATACGGGTTCAAAGCGAGATGATGCCGAACCGATATGTGTGTGTTGATAACGGTCACCACCCCGTACTCAGCTTCTAGACTTGCTAGTCACCGTAGTCCAATCACAGGCCATCTTCGAAAACTCACCGCACGTTATCTTCCACCAACCGATAACTCTCTTGAATTTGGTAAGTAACCTACTTTCCTGATCACTTTGTTTTAAACTATGTGCATAATATTAACGTATCCTCATCGTTTCGTCAACACTTTTTCATAATATAAAAATAATCAGTGGCCACGATTAACGTGAACATCGATTATTAAGCTTGATTAGAAGGCCGCGTTCAATGGTGGAACGACTTGCTTCTTACGTGAAACCACCCCTGGTAAGTCGATCACGTTATCCGTCAAAGACTTGTCGAAGGCCTTTTCAACGGCCGCTGTTTCTGCACCAATGTAGAGTGCCTTTGAGTTTGAATTCAGGATATCAGTAATGACAAACAAGAAGTTGTCGTAACCTTCAGCAGCCATTTCCGCCTTGATTTCTGTTTCAAGGGCTGCTTGACGTGTCAAAACTTCGTCGATATCAACTGTATTGACTTGACCGATGCGGAAAGTATGACCGCCAATTTCAAATGACTTGGCATCGCCATCAATCAATTCCTTTTCTGACTTCTTTGACAAGTCAGTACCGGCCTTCAACAAGGCCAAACCGTAAGCTTCAACATCGTCCAAACCAGCAGCTGCTGCCAAACCTGCCAAAGCTTCCTTGTCCATTGCAGTGGTCGTTGGGCTCTTCAACAACAATGTGTCTGAGATAACGGCTGAAGCCAACAAACCAGCAATTTCAGCTGGAATGGCAACATTCGCCGTCTTAAACTCAAAGAAGAGGATTGTCGCCACTGAACCCCAAGGCTTATTAATGATGTAAAGTGGTGCTGATGACTTAAAGTCAAACTTGTGGTGATCATAAATTCCCAACACATTAACTTCAGCGATATTAGCCACTGATTGAGCAGCTTCATTGTGGTCCACCAAATAAACATCTTCAGTATCGGCTGTTTCGATGACACGTGGTGCGGCAACACCAAATTTGTCCAAAGCGAACTTTGTCTCATCGTTAACAGTTCCCAAGGCCACTGCTTCGGTGTCTTGGTCGTACAACGTGTTCAACAAATATGATGCTCCGATTGCTGATGCAATTGTGTCAGTGTCTGGGTTTTGGTGTCCAAAAACAAGCGTCTTAGCCATTTTTTAGTTCTCCAATTCATTAATGAAATTACCGTGATCGACTCACGTACTATCTAATAGTTTACTACATTATGTGGCAATATTGTGCTACTTTGTCAAAATTCAACCACTAAGCGCGTGCACCTAATTCATTGACTGATCTGTACAGCAAAAAAGAACCCACCTACTCAAACGAGTAAGTGGGTTCTTTTGAAAACTTAAGGTAAAATGCAAATTACCAAGAAGCCTTCTTAACACCAGGAATCAATCCCTTGTGTGCCAATTGACGGAAGTTCAAACGAGACATTCCGAATTCACGCATGTAAGCGTGTGGACGTCCATCAATCTTGTCACGGTTGTGAACACGTACAGGTGATGCATTACGAGGCAACTTTGACAAACCAATGTAGTCTCCAGCTTCCTTCAATGCAGCACGCTTTGCAGCATACTTAGCAACCGTTGCTTCAATTTTCTTAGCCTTAGCGATCTTTGACTTCTTAGCCATGGTTACTTAACCTCCTTGAATGTGGTAACACGACGCAACTTTGGAGAGTACTTCTTTAGCTCCAAGCGATCAGGTGTGTTACGACGATTCTTAGAAGTTAGGTAGATACGCTCACCTGTTTCGGCGGCTTCTAACAAAATGTTAATGCGCATTAACATCACTCCTTGATATAAGATTAGGTAGGTGCCCCTACCGACTAATGATAACGACAGATTTAGCTGCATTGGGCCAAATCCCAAGCTTGCGTCGTATTCAAAAGCTAGTAAATTACAAATACTAATACTACACGTGTTCTTTTGAAAAAGCAAGCCATTTCAACGATTTTCTGACAAGTAATTTTACTTGTCACATAATTGATGTCACCTTGCAATCAAAGCCCACTAATAAGCGTCCTCAGACCGGATAGAAATTTGTGTAACATGCTCCAATCATAAAGAAAGAGCCCAGGGGTCACCCGCTGAGCTCGGTATAGAACGATCACAATTAGATGGTCGTCAATTCTTTTTCTTTATCTGCTTGAATCACATCGATATTCTTGATAGCTTCATCAGTTACCACTTGAATATCCTTTTCGATCTTGCGCTCTTCATCTTCAGATAAGTCGTCAGCCTTCTTGGCATCGTTTAAGGCATCACGGCGTACATTACGTACCGCAACCTTAGCTTTTTCAGCTTCAGCTTTCACATCCTTAGCCAAAGTCTTACGTGATTCCTCAGTCAAAGCTGGGATAACCAAGCGAATAACAGACCCGTCATTCGCTGGTGTAAGACCAAGGTTAGCCGCAAAAATACCTTGTTCGATAGCCTTTAAAGCTGTCTTATCAAATGGTGTAATCAACAAAACACGTGGTTCTGGTACCGAGATTGAAGCCAATTGGTTCAATGGGGTTTCCGCACCATAGTATTCAGCTGTGACACTACGCAAGATTGAAGGATTAGCGACACCAGCACGGATGTTTCCCAACTCACGTTGCAAAACATCTGCAGCCTTAGCCATACGTTCTTTAGCAGATTCAATAATTGGATTTGCCATAATTAACGTCCTTCCACTGTGGTTCCAATATTTTCACCCAATACAACTCGTTTGATGTTTCCTGGCGTATTCAAATTGAAGACGACCAAGTTAATATCATTGTCCATTGACAATGTTGAAGCCGTTGAGTCCATGACATTCAATCCTTGTGACAAAACATCCATATGCGTTAAAGTTTCATACTTTACCGCGTCAGGATTCTTGCGAGGATCGTCATTATAGACACCATCAACCCCATTTTTACCCATCAAAATTGCGTCAGCATTGATTTCAGCAGCGCGCAAAGCTGAAGTTGTATCTGTTGAGAAGTAAGGTGAACCAGTTCCTGCACCGAAAATGACGATGCGTCCTTTTTCAAGATGGCGAACAGCCTTACGACGAACGTAAGGTTCAGCCACTTGACGCATTTCAATCGCCGTTTGCACGCGCGTTGGGACATCTAATGACTCTAAGGCATCTTGCAATGACAAAGAATTCATCACCGTTCCAAGCATACCAACATAGTCTGCTTGGGCACGTTCCATCCCCAACTTAGCACCTGCTTCACCACGCCACAAGTTACCACCACCGATAACAATTGCGATTTCGACGCCTAGTTCGTAGACTTCTTTAATTTCAGCCGCGATTGCATTAACCGTTGCCGGATCGATTCCTTGACCTTTTTCACCAGCCATGGCTTCACCTGACAACTTAAGTAACACACGCTTATACTTTACATCTGCCATGTTTGTTTGCTCCAGTTTCGAAAAGGATTAGCCGATTTGTGCTGCAACTTCAGCCGCAAAATCAGTTTCTGCCTTTTCGATACCTTCACCAACTTCGTAACGAACGAATGACAATACCTTGCCACCCTTTGATTCAACGTAAGCCGCAACCGTTTCACCGTCACCCTTAACAAAGGCTTGGTCAACCAATGAGATGTCAGCCAAGTACTTGTTCAAACGACCTTCAACGATCTTTTCCTTGATGGCATCTGGCTTGCCGTTCAAGTCTTCTGCAGCCAATTGAACTTCCTTTTCGTGAGCCAAATCTTCCGCAGGAACCTCTTCACGTGAAGTGTACTTAGGTGCAATCGCTGCAACGTGCATAGCGATATCCTTAGCAACTTCGGCATCAGCACCTTCAACCAAGACGATTGATGAGATCCGACCACCCATGTGTGAGTATGCTCCCAAAACTTGACCTTCTTCAGCAGTAATCACTGCGAAACGACGCAAAGTGATCTTTTCACCAGTGATTTGAGTTGTGTGCACGATCAATTCGTTCAAAGTTTGACCTTCAGCATCAACCTTTAATTCTAAGGCAGCTTCAACATCGGCTGGCTTAAACTCAACGATTGCATTGGCAACAGCGTGCAACAAGTCATTAAATTCCTTGTTACCAGCAACGAAGTCAGTTTGTGAGTTCAATTCGATGATAGCAGCTTCGTTACCCTTAGTAGCAACATAAGTCATACCTTCAGCAGCAATAGCGCCAGCCTTCTTAGCGGCCTTTGCCATTCCCTTTTCACGCAAGAAGTCGATAGCGGCGTCCAAATCACCATCAGTCGCAACCAAGGCCTTCTTAGCATCCATCATTCCAACGTTCGTCTTGTCACGCAATTCCTTAACTTGAGCAGCAGTAATAGCCATTTTTAAGGTCTCCTTCAAAATATACAATATAGTTATCTTGTTAATTATACATGAAATACGTCAGTTTTCATAGAACAGTTGTATTTGTTCCTTAAAATGCTATGCGACTGTCTGTGCCAGGGTCGCAATAAAGTAAGTGACACTCGCATGCTCATTGAAGGCAACGGCTGGTTCACCTTGACCAATAAAGTACAATAACAAGGTTTGCCAGTCCTTTTCTGCTGGGGTATAGGCCGCAAAATCGAAGACACGCGGCGATAAGTCTTTGGCATCCATGTAAAACGCCTGCGCAATCTCAAAGTAAAATTCATACGGCGTCATCGGTGCCCCGTCATGCCATGTGATCTGTTTTTGGTAATAGTCCACCAGCGTCGGTGCAATCCCACTCCCAATGGCAACCATGCTTGCAATCGCTGCCTCAGCGGTTGGATTAGTGACAAAGGCGTTATCCACCTCTTCAGCAAATTTTTCTAAGAAAGCTGGCTGATCAGTATGCACCGCATGGACTTGGCCGATGTGGTAAAACTGCCAACCGGGCACATTAAAGTTAGGCACAAAGTCCCGTGGATTAATCAGGTTATGAATATTTGCATACCCGGTCAGGGGCTCACCACGAAATGCCGGCGCAGGGGCCACGGCGTAGCTATAAACCGTCGCCGA
This is a stretch of genomic DNA from Weissella soli. It encodes these proteins:
- a CDS encoding manganese-dependent inorganic pyrophosphatase — its product is MAKTLVFGHQNPDTDTIASAIGASYLLNTLYDQDTEAVALGTVNDETKFALDKFGVAAPRVIETADTEDVYLVDHNEAAQSVANIAEVNVLGIYDHHKFDFKSSAPLYIINKPWGSVATILFFEFKTANVAIPAEIAGLLASAVISDTLLLKSPTTTAMDKEALAGLAAAAGLDDVEAYGLALLKAGTDLSKKSEKELIDGDAKSFEIGGHTFRIGQVNTVDIDEVLTRQAALETEIKAEMAAEGYDNFLFVITDILNSNSKALYIGAETAAVEKAFDKSLTDNVIDLPGVVSRKKQVVPPLNAAF
- the rpsN gene encoding 30S ribosomal protein S14; this encodes MAKKSKIAKAKKIEATVAKYAAKRAALKEAGDYIGLSKLPRNASPVRVHNRDKIDGRPHAYMREFGMSRLNFRQLAHKGLIPGVKKASW
- the rpmG gene encoding 50S ribosomal protein L33, coding for MRINILLEAAETGERIYLTSKNRRNTPDRLELKKYSPKLRRVTTFKEVK
- the frr gene encoding ribosome recycling factor, which produces MANPIIESAKERMAKAADVLQRELGNIRAGVANPSILRSVTAEYYGAETPLNQLASISVPEPRVLLITPFDKTALKAIEQGIFAANLGLTPANDGSVIRLVIPALTEESRKTLAKDVKAEAEKAKVAVRNVRRDALNDAKKADDLSEDEERKIEKDIQVVTDEAIKNIDVIQADKEKELTTI
- the pyrH gene encoding UMP kinase — translated: MADVKYKRVLLKLSGEAMAGEKGQGIDPATVNAIAAEIKEVYELGVEIAIVIGGGNLWRGEAGAKLGMERAQADYVGMLGTVMNSLSLQDALESLDVPTRVQTAIEMRQVAEPYVRRKAVRHLEKGRIVIFGAGTGSPYFSTDTTSALRAAEINADAILMGKNGVDGVYNDDPRKNPDAVKYETLTHMDVLSQGLNVMDSTASTLSMDNDINLVVFNLNTPGNIKRVVLGENIGTTVEGR
- the tsf gene encoding translation elongation factor Ts, which gives rise to MAITAAQVKELRDKTNVGMMDAKKALVATDGDLDAAIDFLREKGMAKAAKKAGAIAAEGMTYVATKGNEAAIIELNSQTDFVAGNKEFNDLLHAVANAIVEFKPADVEAALELKVDAEGQTLNELIVHTTQITGEKITLRRFAVITAEEGQVLGAYSHMGGRISSIVLVEGADAEVAKDIAMHVAAIAPKYTSREEVPAEDLAHEKEVQLAAEDLNGKPDAIKEKIVEGRLNKYLADISLVDQAFVKGDGETVAAYVESKGGKVLSFVRYEVGEGIEKAETDFAAEVAAQIG